The Candidatus Palauibacter australiensis genome includes a window with the following:
- the recA gene encoding recombinase RecA encodes MDREQKKALSVALNQIERAHGKGAIMRLGTEGARVRIPAISTGAINLDHSTGIGGIPRSRVTEIFGPESSGKTTLTLHVIANAQKDGGVAAFIDAEHALDVGYAQRLGVDIENLLVSQPDTGEQALEIAEVLVRSGALDVIVVDSVAALVPRAEIEGEMGDSHVGLQARLMSQALRKLTGAIGRSNTAVIFTNQIREKIGVMYGNPETTTGGRALKFYSSLRLDIRRIASIKEGNNLVGSRTRVKVVKNKCAPPFKQAEFDIMFNQGVSREGLLVDMGESIGIVNRAGAWYSYGGDVRLGQGRENSKTFLRENPDIAEEIEARIREELGMTIPDPDAAEAAAGAGAAEAKNSRPSSKQATGR; translated from the coding sequence ATGGATCGGGAACAGAAGAAGGCGTTGTCCGTGGCCCTCAACCAGATCGAACGGGCCCACGGCAAGGGAGCCATCATGCGGCTCGGAACCGAAGGGGCGCGGGTGCGGATCCCGGCCATTTCAACGGGGGCGATCAACCTGGACCACAGCACCGGGATCGGCGGCATTCCGAGGTCGCGCGTGACCGAGATCTTCGGTCCCGAATCGTCGGGTAAGACCACGCTCACCCTCCACGTCATCGCGAACGCGCAGAAGGACGGCGGCGTCGCGGCGTTCATCGATGCCGAGCACGCGCTCGACGTCGGGTATGCGCAGAGACTGGGTGTCGACATCGAGAACCTGCTCGTGTCGCAGCCCGATACGGGCGAGCAGGCGCTCGAGATCGCCGAGGTGCTCGTCCGGTCCGGCGCGCTCGACGTCATCGTGGTGGACTCGGTGGCCGCGCTCGTGCCGCGGGCCGAGATCGAGGGCGAGATGGGGGATTCGCACGTCGGCCTTCAGGCGCGGCTGATGTCGCAGGCCCTCCGCAAGCTGACGGGCGCGATCGGGCGCTCGAACACCGCCGTGATCTTCACGAACCAGATTCGGGAAAAGATCGGCGTCATGTACGGGAATCCCGAGACCACGACGGGTGGCCGGGCGCTGAAGTTCTACTCCTCGCTCCGACTCGACATCCGCCGGATCGCCTCCATCAAGGAGGGGAACAACCTCGTCGGGAGCCGGACCCGCGTTAAGGTGGTCAAGAACAAGTGCGCGCCGCCGTTCAAGCAGGCCGAGTTCGACATCATGTTCAACCAGGGCGTGAGCCGGGAGGGCCTGCTCGTCGACATGGGCGAGAGCATCGGCATCGTGAACCGGGCGGGCGCCTGGTACTCGTACGGCGGCGATGTCCGGCTCGGGCAGGGGCGCGAGAACTCGAAGACCTTCCTGCGGGAGAACCCGGACATCGCGGAGGAGATCGAGGCCCGGATCCGCGAAGAACTCGGGATGACGATCCCGGACCCTGACGCGGCCGAGGCCGCGGCGGGAGCGGGCGCGGCGGAGGCGAAGAACTCCCGGCCGTCCTCGAAGCAGGCCACCGGCCGCTGA
- a CDS encoding TIGR00725 family protein, translating into MRPLRIGVIGSGTAAPAEAGLAHAVGAALARAGAIVVCGGMGGVMRAAADGASSEGGTVVGILPGGDPGAAADGVTIPVPTGLGEARNVIVARASEAVVAIAGEWGTLSEAAFCRKFGVPVIGLAASLPEDVVDETAEDAAEAAARALELAAARREGSPPREVDE; encoded by the coding sequence GTGCGGCCGCTGCGGATCGGGGTCATCGGCTCGGGAACGGCGGCGCCGGCGGAAGCGGGCTTGGCCCACGCCGTCGGGGCGGCCCTCGCCCGCGCCGGGGCCATCGTGGTGTGCGGCGGCATGGGCGGCGTCATGCGGGCGGCCGCCGACGGAGCTTCCTCGGAAGGGGGGACCGTGGTGGGGATCCTGCCCGGCGGAGATCCGGGCGCGGCGGCGGACGGGGTCACGATCCCGGTCCCGACCGGACTCGGAGAGGCGCGGAACGTCATCGTGGCACGGGCCTCCGAGGCCGTGGTCGCGATCGCCGGCGAGTGGGGCACGCTCAGCGAGGCGGCCTTCTGCCGAAAGTTCGGCGTCCCCGTGATCGGGCTCGCGGCATCGCTGCCGGAGGATGTGGTCGACGAGACGGCCGAGGACGCGGCGGAGGCGGCGGCGCGGGCCCTCGAACTCGCGGCGGCGCGACGGGAGGGAAGTCCGCCACGGGAGGTGGACGAGTGA
- the dtd gene encoding D-aminoacyl-tRNA deacylase encodes MRVVIQRVSQARVRVGGEVVGAIGPGLVVLAGFAPDDSEATMAWMADKLWGLRLFADAEGRMNRSATEVGGALLIVSQFTLYGDARRGRRPSFTGAARPDEARALYDRFVELCRKGGEVAEGEFGAMMEVELVNDGPVTLQLER; translated from the coding sequence TTGCGAGTCGTGATTCAACGAGTCAGCCAGGCCCGCGTCCGGGTCGGAGGCGAGGTCGTCGGGGCGATCGGCCCCGGGCTCGTCGTTCTCGCGGGTTTCGCGCCGGATGACTCGGAGGCGACGATGGCCTGGATGGCGGACAAGCTGTGGGGCCTGCGTCTGTTCGCGGACGCCGAGGGCCGCATGAACCGCTCCGCCACGGAGGTCGGGGGTGCGCTTCTCATCGTGTCCCAGTTCACGCTGTACGGGGATGCGAGGAGGGGCCGGCGTCCGTCCTTTACGGGGGCGGCGCGGCCGGACGAGGCCCGGGCGCTCTACGACCGCTTCGTGGAGCTGTGCCGGAAGGGCGGCGAAGTCGCGGAAGGGGAGTTCGGCGCGATGATGGAGGTGGAACTGGTCAACGACGGCCCCGTGACCCTGCAACTGGAGCGGTGA